One Streptomyces sp. RPA4-2 genomic window carries:
- a CDS encoding ribonuclease D, protein MTDAQETAEDSSLRTTGGGPPDDVESAPIPLLEPREGIPPVVADETSLAEVIAAFAAGSGPVAVDAERASGYRYGQRAYLVQLRREGAGSALIDPVACPDLSGLGEAISGAEWVLHAATQDLPCLREIGMVPTRLFDTELAGRLAGFPRVGLGAMVESVLGFVLEKGHSAVDWSTRPLPEPWLRYAALDVELLVDLRDALEKELDRQGKLDWAQQEFDAIAQAEPAPPRKDPWRRTSGMHKVRRRRQMAVVRELWETRDRVAQRRDISPGKVLGDAAIVEAALSLPPNVQALSALNGYGHRMGRRQLEQWQAAVDRAKALPDAELPQPGQPVTGPPPPRAWADKDPAAAARLSAARAAVSALAEQLNMPQENLITPDTVRRVCWKPPTAPDADSVAAALAGYGARPWQVEQVTPVLVASLSTED, encoded by the coding sequence GTGACCGACGCCCAAGAGACCGCAGAAGACAGCTCACTGCGAACCACCGGAGGCGGCCCTCCGGACGACGTCGAATCGGCGCCGATCCCTTTGCTCGAGCCCCGAGAGGGCATTCCGCCCGTCGTAGCCGACGAGACCTCGCTCGCCGAGGTGATCGCCGCGTTCGCCGCCGGATCCGGCCCGGTGGCCGTCGACGCCGAACGCGCGTCCGGCTACCGGTACGGCCAGCGCGCCTACCTCGTGCAGTTGCGCCGCGAGGGCGCGGGCAGCGCCCTGATCGATCCCGTCGCCTGCCCCGACCTGTCCGGCCTCGGCGAGGCGATCTCCGGAGCGGAGTGGGTGCTGCACGCCGCCACCCAGGACCTGCCCTGCCTCCGCGAGATAGGCATGGTGCCGACGCGGCTCTTCGACACCGAGCTCGCCGGCCGTCTCGCCGGGTTCCCCCGGGTGGGCCTCGGCGCGATGGTCGAGAGCGTCCTCGGCTTCGTCCTGGAGAAGGGACACTCCGCGGTCGACTGGTCCACGCGCCCCCTCCCGGAGCCGTGGCTGCGCTATGCCGCGCTCGACGTGGAACTGCTCGTCGACCTGCGCGACGCCCTGGAGAAGGAGCTCGACCGGCAGGGCAAGCTGGACTGGGCCCAGCAGGAGTTCGACGCGATCGCGCAGGCCGAGCCCGCGCCGCCGCGCAAGGACCCCTGGCGCCGTACGTCCGGGATGCACAAGGTGCGCCGCCGCCGTCAGATGGCGGTCGTACGGGAGCTGTGGGAGACCCGGGACCGGGTCGCCCAGCGCCGCGACATCTCGCCGGGCAAGGTCCTCGGGGACGCGGCGATCGTCGAGGCCGCGCTCTCCCTGCCGCCCAACGTGCAGGCCCTGTCCGCGCTGAACGGCTACGGCCACCGCATGGGGCGGCGCCAGCTGGAGCAGTGGCAGGCCGCGGTCGACCGCGCCAAGGCGCTGCCCGACGCCGAGCTGCCGCAGCCGGGGCAGCCGGTGACCGGCCCGCCGCCGCCGCGCGCCTGGGCCGACAAGGACCCGGCCGCCGCCGCCCGGCTCTCCGCCGCGCGCGCCGCCGTGTCGGCACTGGCCGAACAGCTCAACATGCCGCAGGAGAACCTGATCACCCCGGACACCGTGCGGCGGGTGTGCTGGAAGCCGCCGACGGCACCGGACGCGGATTCCGTGGCCGCCGCGCTCGCCGGGTACGGTGCCCGGCCCTGGCAGGTCGAACAGGTGACGCCGGTCCTGGTGGCCTCGCTGTCCACCGAGGACTGA
- a CDS encoding response regulator transcription factor, giving the protein MSVLLEQPASLVAYRPNKPTAMVVVADPRVRSTVTRHLWALGVRDVIEASSVAEARPRIGNPRDICVADVHLPDGSGLTLLSETRAAGWPNGLALSAADDIGAVRNALAGGVKGYVVTGTRTNVGLPTRPGAAPIGSAAARMHRRPPGAPSHPGGYRELSGREVEVLRLVAEGQSNKAIGVSMGLSALTVKSHLARIARKLGTGDRAGMVAVALRTGIIH; this is encoded by the coding sequence GTGTCCGTTCTCCTCGAGCAGCCCGCAAGCCTGGTCGCCTACCGCCCGAACAAGCCGACCGCCATGGTGGTCGTGGCCGACCCACGGGTCCGTTCCACCGTCACACGCCACCTCTGGGCGCTCGGAGTGCGCGACGTCATCGAGGCGTCGTCCGTCGCGGAGGCCCGCCCCCGAATCGGCAACCCGCGCGACATCTGTGTCGCCGACGTCCACCTTCCCGACGGCAGCGGGCTCACCCTGCTGTCCGAGACCCGGGCCGCCGGCTGGCCCAACGGCCTCGCCCTTTCCGCCGCCGACGACATCGGCGCCGTACGCAATGCCCTCGCGGGCGGCGTCAAGGGCTATGTCGTCACCGGCACCCGCACCAACGTCGGGCTCCCCACCCGGCCCGGCGCCGCGCCCATCGGCTCGGCCGCCGCCCGTATGCACCGCCGCCCCCCGGGTGCCCCGAGCCACCCGGGCGGCTACCGCGAGCTCTCCGGCCGTGAGGTCGAGGTGCTCCGGCTGGTCGCGGAGGGCCAGTCGAACAAGGCCATCGGCGTCTCCATGGGCCTGTCCGCCCTGACCGTCAAGAGCCACCTCGCCCGCATCGCCCGCAAGCTCGGCACGGGTGACCGCGCCGGCATGGTGGCGGTGGCCCTGCGGACGGGGATCATCCACTGA
- a CDS encoding DUF3000 domain-containing protein — translation MDDAKEGDQDAKETAPLPFRAAVDALKGARLRPEIEIDPTRPPQRLAPYSYALEAAVVAEDEDLADGRLVLLHDPAGHEAWQGAFRLVTLIRAELEPEMATDPLLPDVSWSWLTGALQARGLSYGEPSGTVTRASSHYFGGLSERPSASQIEIRASWTPREGLGGVPDTAAHLAAWCDLLCQIAGLPPAGPGDASVVTLPQRRDPHSR, via the coding sequence ATGGACGATGCCAAGGAGGGGGACCAAGATGCGAAGGAGACTGCTCCGTTGCCGTTCCGGGCCGCCGTCGACGCGCTGAAGGGGGCACGGCTGCGTCCGGAGATCGAGATCGACCCGACGCGTCCGCCACAGCGCCTGGCCCCGTACTCGTACGCGCTGGAGGCCGCGGTCGTCGCCGAGGACGAGGATCTCGCGGACGGCCGGCTGGTCCTGCTGCACGACCCGGCGGGACACGAGGCCTGGCAGGGTGCCTTCCGCCTGGTGACACTGATCCGCGCCGAGCTGGAGCCGGAGATGGCCACCGACCCGCTGCTCCCCGACGTCTCCTGGTCGTGGCTGACCGGCGCGCTGCAGGCCCGCGGGCTGTCGTACGGGGAGCCGAGCGGCACCGTCACCCGGGCGAGCTCGCACTATTTCGGGGGGCTGTCCGAGCGTCCGTCCGCGTCCCAGATCGAGATCCGCGCCTCGTGGACGCCGCGCGAGGGACTGGGCGGCGTACCGGACACGGCCGCGCATCTCGCCGCCTGGTGCGATCTGCTCTGCCAGATCGCGGGCCTGCCGCCGGCCGGACCGGGCGACGCCTCGGTGGTGACACTCCCGCAGCGCCGGGACCCCCACTCGCGCTGA
- the hemE gene encoding uroporphyrinogen decarboxylase, with protein MSANDRPAAGQPPTATYESAFLKACRREPVPHTPVWFMRQAGRSLPEYLKVREGIPMLESCMRPELVAEITLQPVRRHDVDAAIYFSDIVVPLKAIGVDLDIKPGVGPVVEKPIRTRADLAQLRDLTPDDVSYVTDAIKLLTAELGATPLIGFAGAPFTLASYLVEGGPSKNHEHTKSLMYGDPQLWADLLDRLAEITSAFLKVQIEAGASAVQLFDSWVGALAPADYRRSVMPASAKVFESVAGYGVPRIHFGVGTGELLGLMGEAGADVVGVDWRVPLDEAARRVGPGKALQGNLDPAVLFSSTEAVETKTREVLDAAAGLEGHIFNLGHGVLPTMDPDALTRLVDDVHTRTAR; from the coding sequence GTGAGTGCCAATGACCGCCCCGCCGCGGGCCAGCCGCCGACAGCCACGTACGAGTCCGCCTTCCTCAAGGCGTGCAGGCGCGAGCCCGTGCCGCACACCCCGGTGTGGTTCATGCGGCAGGCGGGTCGCTCGCTGCCCGAGTACCTCAAGGTGCGCGAGGGCATTCCGATGCTGGAGTCCTGCATGCGGCCGGAGCTGGTCGCCGAGATCACCCTGCAGCCGGTGCGCCGGCACGACGTGGACGCGGCGATCTACTTCAGCGACATCGTCGTCCCGCTGAAGGCCATCGGCGTCGACCTCGACATCAAGCCGGGCGTCGGCCCGGTCGTCGAGAAGCCGATCCGCACCCGCGCCGACCTGGCGCAGCTGCGCGATCTGACCCCCGACGACGTCTCGTACGTCACCGACGCGATCAAGCTCCTGACGGCCGAGCTGGGCGCGACCCCCCTCATCGGCTTCGCGGGCGCGCCCTTCACCCTCGCGAGCTACCTCGTGGAGGGCGGTCCGTCCAAGAACCACGAGCACACCAAGTCGCTGATGTACGGCGACCCGCAGCTCTGGGCCGACCTGCTCGACCGCCTCGCCGAGATCACCTCCGCCTTCCTCAAGGTGCAGATCGAGGCGGGCGCGAGCGCCGTGCAGCTCTTCGACTCCTGGGTCGGCGCCCTGGCGCCCGCCGACTACCGCCGCTCGGTGATGCCCGCGTCCGCCAAGGTCTTCGAATCCGTGGCCGGGTACGGCGTCCCGCGCATCCACTTCGGCGTCGGCACCGGCGAACTCCTCGGTCTGATGGGGGAGGCGGGCGCGGACGTGGTCGGCGTCGACTGGCGCGTGCCGCTCGACGAGGCCGCACGCCGGGTCGGCCCCGGCAAGGCGCTCCAGGGCAACCTGGACCCGGCCGTCCTCTTCTCGTCCACCGAGGCCGTGGAGACCAAGACCCGCGAGGTGCTCGACGCCGCCGCCGGTCTGGAGGGCCACATCTTCAACCTCGGCCACGGAGTCCTGCCGACCATGGACCCGGACGCGCTGACCCGGCTCGTGGACGACGTCCACACCCGGACGGCGCGCTGA
- a CDS encoding rhomboid family intramembrane serine protease: MVIPVHDVNPARGTPYVTYALIAANVLVFLYTPGLAGSVAGDSGLSQLCHLQAFLDHYAAVPQELIHHQMPRLVPTGEVGAGTHGPGCLVSAPDYDKSPPLSVLTAMFLHGSWLHLLGNMLFLLIFGNNIEDRLGHVRFALFYVACGYAAGYGFALLNDSSADPLLGASGAIAGVLGAYLVLYPRARVWVLVPFLVFLPLRLPAWLVLGFWFALQAVYSSGGGVSTAGTVAYEAHVAGFLAGMLLAWPLRRGTPPPPEPRSLLWGRQARHGW; encoded by the coding sequence GTGGTCATACCCGTCCATGACGTGAACCCGGCGCGCGGCACGCCCTACGTGACGTACGCCTTGATCGCCGCCAATGTCCTGGTGTTCCTCTACACCCCCGGCCTCGCCGGATCGGTGGCGGGCGACAGCGGGCTGTCCCAGCTGTGCCATCTACAGGCGTTCCTGGACCACTACGCCGCGGTGCCGCAGGAGTTGATCCACCACCAGATGCCCCGGCTCGTACCCACCGGTGAGGTCGGGGCCGGCACACACGGGCCCGGCTGCCTGGTGAGCGCGCCGGACTACGACAAGTCGCCACCGCTCTCCGTGCTCACCGCGATGTTCCTGCACGGCAGTTGGCTGCACCTGCTCGGCAACATGCTCTTCCTGCTGATCTTCGGCAACAACATCGAGGACCGCCTGGGACATGTGCGCTTCGCGCTGTTCTACGTGGCGTGCGGGTACGCGGCCGGATACGGCTTCGCGCTCCTCAACGACAGCTCGGCGGACCCGCTGCTCGGTGCCTCCGGGGCGATCGCCGGGGTGCTCGGCGCCTACCTGGTGCTCTACCCGAGGGCCAGGGTGTGGGTCCTGGTGCCGTTCCTGGTCTTCCTGCCGCTGCGCCTGCCCGCCTGGCTCGTGCTCGGCTTCTGGTTCGCACTGCAGGCGGTGTACTCGTCGGGCGGCGGTGTCTCCACCGCCGGAACCGTCGCGTACGAGGCCCATGTGGCCGGCTTCCTCGCGGGCATGCTGCTGGCCTGGCCGCTGCGCCGGGGCACCCCGCCGCCGCCGGAACCGCGCAGCCTGCTGTGGGGCAGACAGGCGCGGCACGGCTGGTGA
- a CDS encoding FAD-dependent oxidoreductase — translation MNRTSATNVTGSTGGTGGATERLVVIGGDAAGMSAASQARRMRGPDELEIVAFERGHFTSYSACGIPYWVGGDVSGPDRLIARSPREHRERGIDLRMRTEVTEIDVAGARVRSRDLESGAEAWTSYDKLVIATGARPVRPDLPGMDAPGVHGVQTLDDGQALLDTLAARRGRRAVVVGAGYIGVEMAEALINRGYEVTVVNRGTEPMATLDPDMGRLVRRAMSGLGITMVDDATVTGIVTGADGVRAVATQDAEYPADVVVLGIGVRPETTLARAAGLPLGDHGGLLTDLAMRVRGHENIWAGGDCVEVLDLVSGSERHIALGTHANKHGQVIGSNVGGGYATFPGVVGTAVSKVCDLEIARTGLREKDARRAGLQFETVTIESTSRAGYYPNAALMTVKMLAERRTGRLLGVQIVGREGAAKRVDIAAVALTARMTVEQMTALDLGYAPPFSPVWDPILVAARKAVTAVRRSAA, via the coding sequence CGCGTCGCAGGCGCGCCGGATGCGGGGCCCGGACGAGCTGGAGATCGTGGCGTTCGAGCGCGGCCACTTCACCTCCTACTCGGCCTGCGGCATCCCGTACTGGGTGGGCGGCGACGTTTCCGGGCCGGACCGGCTGATCGCGCGCTCCCCGCGGGAGCACCGGGAGCGGGGCATCGACCTGCGGATGCGCACCGAGGTCACGGAGATCGATGTCGCGGGCGCCCGGGTGCGCTCGCGGGACCTGGAGTCCGGGGCGGAGGCGTGGACGTCGTACGACAAGCTCGTGATCGCGACCGGCGCCCGTCCGGTCCGCCCGGACCTGCCGGGGATGGACGCTCCTGGCGTGCACGGGGTGCAGACCCTCGACGACGGCCAGGCGCTCCTGGACACGCTGGCCGCGAGGCGGGGCCGGCGCGCGGTGGTCGTCGGCGCCGGTTACATCGGCGTGGAGATGGCCGAGGCGCTCATCAACCGCGGATACGAGGTGACGGTCGTCAACCGTGGCACCGAGCCGATGGCCACGCTCGACCCGGACATGGGCCGGCTGGTGCGGCGGGCCATGTCGGGCCTGGGCATCACCATGGTCGACGACGCCACGGTGACCGGGATCGTCACCGGCGCCGACGGGGTCCGGGCGGTCGCCACGCAGGACGCGGAGTACCCGGCGGACGTGGTGGTGCTCGGAATCGGAGTGCGTCCCGAGACCACCCTCGCCAGGGCGGCCGGGCTGCCGCTGGGCGACCACGGCGGGCTGCTCACCGATCTGGCGATGCGGGTGCGCGGACACGAGAACATCTGGGCGGGCGGCGACTGCGTCGAGGTCCTCGACCTGGTCTCGGGGAGCGAGCGGCACATCGCGCTGGGCACCCACGCCAACAAGCACGGGCAGGTCATCGGCAGCAACGTGGGCGGCGGATACGCCACCTTCCCCGGTGTGGTGGGCACCGCGGTGAGCAAGGTCTGCGACCTGGAGATCGCGCGTACGGGGCTGCGCGAGAAGGACGCGCGCCGGGCGGGCCTGCAGTTCGAGACCGTCACCATCGAGTCGACCAGCCGCGCGGGCTACTACCCGAACGCGGCCCTGATGACGGTGAAGATGCTCGCGGAGCGCCGCACCGGACGGCTGCTCGGCGTGCAGATCGTCGGCCGCGAGGGCGCCGCGAAGCGCGTCGACATCGCCGCGGTGGCGCTGACCGCGCGCATGACCGTGGAACAGATGACGGCCCTGGACCTGGGCTACGCCCCGCCGTTCTCACCGGTGTGGGACCCGATCCTGGTGGCGGCGCGCAAGGCGGTCACGGCGGTACGGCGAAGCGCCGCATAA